The DNA sequence TCGGCCTTAGCCTGGAGGAAACTTTATCAAGCATAGGAATCGCTACTGACCAATATCGTAAAATTAAATTTCAAATCGTTTCTGCTTATAAATCCCTGATTGGACCCCGTTATCTTCGCACAGGTATTACACAGCTCATCGATAAACTTGATCAGCAAAAAATCCCGTTTGGATTTGTCTCCACTGCTACGCGAGATATCTGCCTGGCTAATATCGCCATTCTTGGACTAGAGTTGAGACAACCTCTGATAAGTTGTGACGATGTCGATCAGACAAAGCCCCATCCAGATCCTTACCTGGCTATGTTGGAACTTCTTCAAGCCACTCCTGAGCATACAATTGTTATTGAGGATACCGATATCGGTATTAAGGCAGCAACTGCAGCAGGCATTAAACGCGTTTACGGCTGGCCACATGCGCTTTCGCTCACTGAGAGCTATGTTAATGCCTATAAAGTAATTGGCTCTTTGAATGAAATCGATGAATTGTATGATATTCTCAATTCAAATATGAAGTGAAATTCAGGTGTCGGTGGTATCAAGGCCGACACCTAAAAAAGAGAACTACACAGTGGCACAGAATTATAAATTTTATTTGGTATCACGCTCGATCAACTCATCGCGGATTGCTTTTTTTATTGCCGGTCTCAGCCTTGCAACGTGGGCTCCATTGATCCCTCTCGCTAAGTCACGCATGATGGCTGACAACGGCACAATGGGCATGGTGATGCTAGCATTTGGTATCGGTTCACTATTAATGATGCCTATATCAGGTGCTCTCGCGTCACGCTATGGATGCAGGGTAGTTTTCACCTTTGCAACCGTCATCACGGGGATACTTATGCCACTACTTACAATCCTCGACACGCCATTATCTCTTGCTTTAATACTCTTTATTTTTGGCATTGGCATCGGAGCCATGGATGTGGTTGCAAACATTCATGCGGTGCAGGTCGAGAAACTGGCAGATCGCCCTATAATGTCAGGCTTCCATGCTTTATTCAGCATTGGTGGCGTTGTTGGTTCAGGAGTAGTCAGTTTGTTACTCGTTTGTGGCCAAACTCCACTCGTAGCGGTTAGCATTATCATGATGTCAGTACTCGTACTTCTTTTATGTTCTTTCGGTGGACTGCTCAGCAATTCTGAAGCCGATAAATCTATATTTTTTGTCAAACCTAAAGGAATTGTTGTGGTACTGGGTGCTCTTTGTTTTATTGCATATATTATGGAAGGTTCAATACTTGACTGGAGTGGCATCTTGCTAAGTAACAAAAGTAATGCTAATAACGTTTTTGCAGGTATAGGATATACTACATTCGCATTAGCGATGACTATCGGCCGTTTTTGGCGATCGTATAGTTAAATACTTCGGCCGCTTCAATGCATTCCTAACCAGTTCTCTGATAGCAACAACCGGCTTTATCATTGTAGTAGGATGGACAACTAGTTTAACTATGATTTCTGGGTTTTTCTTGATTGGAGCTGGTCTTTCAAACATAGTCCCCATACTGTTTAGTGCCGCAGGACGCCAAAACGCTATGCCTGTAACATTAGCTGTGTCAGCTATATCAAGCATAGGTTACTCTGGGATCCTGCTCGGTCCAGCACTCATAGGTGCCATCGCACATGAGTATAGTTTGGCAAAAGCTTTTATTTTAATTAGTATACTTTCTTTTATCCTGCCTCTGTGTAGTTATATTGTACGAAAGTAAATTTTCTATTAGACTAGTATAAAAAGATGAAGAATTTGGGAAATATGATGGATTTGAAGAGTTGTAACTGGATCAACGAACCTAAAAAATGGGTGCTGGAAGATGAAGTGCTCTATGTTGAGACAGATAGCAATACTGACTTTTGGCGAGAGACTCACTATGGTTTCACCCGCCACAGCGGGCATATATTTGGTTATGAGATTGAAGGGGACTTTACATTTCAACTCTGTATAGAAGGAGACTTTGAAAAACTTTATGATCAGGCAGGTATTATGATTGAGCTGGATCCTCAGCGTTGGTGCAAGGCAGGAATCGAGTTTTCTGATAATGAGTTTTTAATGAGCAGTGTCCTAACTCATGGCAAGTCTGACTGGTCAACAGGACTATTTCAGGGAAATCCTAAAAAGTTTTGGATGAGGGCAACGATGATAAATAACGTTTTAAGATTGCAATATTCGACCGAAGGCTTTACTTGGCCTCTCATGCGCTTATGCCCTTTTCCAAACGAAGAAAAACTTTTTGTAGGTGCCATGTGTTGTACCCCTGAGCGTGAGGGGCTCAAGATTCGTTTTAGCGAATTTCGTCTAAGTAATCCTCTGGCTAAAGATCTGCATGATCTCAGTTGACAATATTTTTTTGAAATTGACCCTTTTTATTTTGGTAATGCGATTTAGATATACAATTGGGCGGGAACACTCTATAGGTTAATTTATCCATTTCGAGGTGATTCCCTGATGTGTTAATTTTCAAGATTATTATTTATAGCTTTTAATTTTTTTTAAAACCGTTTTCACATCGGAAAAAACATTGTATCAGGGTGGTTTGAAAACACTGGTATGGCCAAGACGCCAAGTAAACTAATCAACAAAAAATAACTCAAAAATTTTAAAATGCTACTGGCCTTATTCTTTTCTTCCATTTTACTATCCTTAATACTTGTTGATTTTGAATTTACACTATGATTTTAATAGCAATACGTGAAATACTATCAATATATCCTTATGGTTATTACATTACCTAGGCTCAATTCTTTCCGGAAAGGATTTTCTTCGCGATAATGCATATATCCAATGTAAAACATTGCCAAAGATTACTGGTAAAACCCCTCACTCCCTATAATTCAAAAAAGCCTATCCATCATTTCACAATAAAAGTCAATTTTCCACCCCTTTGTAGCAGAATTAAACAGTCGTTCTTAATATATTGTATCGATAGAGATATTTCCGCATATTAACCTACTAAATATTGGATTTATTTTTTGACTGGCCTTGTTGAATGAATCGAACTTTCGGCCGTAATCAGGATCAGACCTGCGCATTCCAGATTCTGTAGCGGTATCCCGTGACCAAAAAATTTAAAATCACCAACTGGAACGTCCACAGAGCCCTGGTTAACCGGGGTTCACTGACATTCTGGCTTGATGAGACGGCCATTAAGGCCTCATATCATAAATCCGAAACCTCTTCAGATGGTCGTTCGCTACATTATTCAGAAAGGGCTATTTCCCGTTCTGATACTCAAACGCGTCTTTCGTCTCACCCTGCGTGCTGTGCAGGGTTTCATTGATACCATTTTTATCATGATGAAGCTCCCGCTTTGCTGTACGGGTTATTACTGCGTCAGCAGGCGGGCTAAGTCCGTCAACTGCCCGGTCCCCTCCACGCGCGGCGAAATTGCCCTCCGGATTGTCGACTCCAATGAAATAAAAGTTTTCGGTGAAGGGAAGTGGAAGATAAAAACTCTGTCAGGAAAAGCGCCTCATCTGTTGGAAACTTCATCTGGCGCTGGACGCGGGTAAGCATCAGGTCTTCTGCGCAGACCAGTCCCTGAATAATGTGAATGACGCGGAAGCATTCCGGGACTTATTCGTCGACCCAACGGTAAATGAAAACCTCCGGCGCCGACGGGGCTTATGACATAAAATGGTGCCACAACGAACTAATGGGCAAGAAAATTAAGTCGCTTATCCAACCGCGAACCAGGGCCGATTACTGGCTGGCGGTGTATGCCGACAGAAATCAGTAGGTGGCGAGGCAGCGTCTGACGGGGAGCAACGCTTACTGGAAACGGCACACGGCTTACAACCAGCGTTCTGTGGCAGAAACGGTGATGTGCCGCGTTAAACAGCTGCCCGGTGGGCATCTTACGCTGCGGTATTTTGATGCCCAGGTTTGTGAGGCTATGGCCGTGATCCGTTCCTTAAACAAAATGATGCGAGCAAGAATGCCAGAAAAGGTACGAATTGCCTGAGGACGTGACTGAAAGCGAGTGTGTCTTTATCGAAAACCTATTTATTCAACAAAGCCGCTCGGAGTCGGGCGGCGGGGATGGCATGGCGTGAGGGGCGTGTAAGACCGGTAGCGACATATACGCACTTTTTCCTCTGACAGCGCTGTGTTAATTCTGATGGGATTTATCTTTGAAGATTCCTAAGATTTAATATAGTGACGCCTGCTCTTAATACGCATATTTTCATCCATTGAGCGGGCGTGAACCACCCTAAAAATCCGCGGAGCGGAGTACGCTGAATTTCTGGTTTCAGGTTGTATACCAAGAACGTAATAAGAAAGCGGGCGGGACGTCAGTAAATGGGGCCTTGATGATGGGCTGCCGGCTGTAATCGAGTACACATCGTGGAGTCAGTGTGGGTAAACTTCCTTCTTCCGCGGTCCTTCCTGAAAGTCCGAGAACCGGAAAGGGCCATAAGGCGTGAGTTACAATGCCAGCACAAATGATGGCATTCAATACGACAATATGCTACGTCGTAATTTGACCATGGGGATTCGAATAAGTTGACTATATCAAGCTTCATAGATTATTCTGACAGTTACAGACCGTGTCGTTTGATAGCATTACCAGTCTGTAAATGAAATCATTAAGACTCTGATCCATATAACGAAATCTTATTAATGTAAATATGAAAAAACCTTTAACCCAAGTCTTGTAAATTAATGTTTTCCAAGGAAGAAATGAAAGCCCATTTCGGTACTCGAAAAATACATGGCTCAATCACAATTATTTATATGGAAGTCGAGATTATAATATTTTGGTGCCAATACATATCAGTGAGAAATAATTTCGACGAACAAAAATAAAAAATTTTTCTTAGTACTGAAACTTTGTCAAGAAAACAATTTATAACGCATGTTACAACTTTGCTTTTGCAGATATCACCTTAATATAATGTATTATTATTCCCTTTAAACAGAAGGCTCAGGTCGCAAGTAAACGGGCGGCTGATTATATAGAAATGAGCCATGTTTTTACATCCTATTTTAGACAGTGCAGAAAGCTTATGCGTACTCACTGTTTTTTGATTAATACTGAACTCGCTACTTATTGTTCCTGACTTATTCCCTGTCAGGAAAGCATTGATGATATCAAACTCCCTTCTTGTCAGAAACCTTCTTGCTTTTCTTTCAGGGGTGCGCCGGAACCTGTACGGATACGTTATCCCACATAAATTATTCAGAAAGTGAACCATCTCTTTTCTGTTTAATTTTAATATGTCAGAGTAGAGAATATCAGTAAGAAGCTCCTGGAAAATCCCGCATGTGATCATAATTAGTCTCGCACGAGTACGTGTAAACTCTCTGACTGACTTCATCATGCTATGACCTCCTGTTTGCCAGGAAAGCAGATCCAGAAGAACAATATCCCCATCGGAGACGTCACTCCCGACGAAGTTTTGGAGGCTTATACATTCAACCCTCTTTTAAATTTCAGGAATAAAATTGACACCCCTCCATAAAAACCTGTCATCAGAAACCAGTAAGATTTTTCTGAATCTCATGCCGCATAATTTATTTAACATTTCATCACCATCCTGAAGTTTGAAAATTCATGTAAGAATCATACTAATTTTTATTCCGTTTGAAAAGCGTGAGCTATTTATCACTTTTCATTTATTGTTAAACTTTGGTGGTTAACCCCTGGTAAGAAGGATGAAATGACGAAGAAAATTTTTATTTACCACCACTGCAGAGCCTGTAATTCACCATAACTTTCAGCATTTTTCGGCATTGCCTGAAATTTATAAATCTTTATCTATTAAACATATAAATGCGTAAAATTCTGGGTTTTAATGGAAATTAAATGGGGTTTTTATAAAGACGTTTCTGGAAAGAATGTATTAAATGCATCTAATGATTACCCATTAAAAAACCTGCGATTAAGGCTTTAATTTATTCAGGGGGTGGGGCATCCTGTCCCATCAAGCAGCCAGCGTTTTTAATTTTTAGGATTTTAACCAATAAAAATAATAGAGACGGAAGTATATAATTTACTGTTACTTTTGAGGCCGGTGTCTAAGTTGTTCAGCAAGTTCAAACCAACACCATTTTTAACCCTCTGCTTTTTTGTGGGAGGCGGCATCAGTTCCTAAACGCTGCCTTTCCGGAATTTTTACATTTAAGGTATAAGTATAGATTAAAGAGCTAACAGCAGCAATGTCTGCTCCCTAATCCCGATTTACGGTTCCCTCATCAGGGTACTGTTTGTAACGGTGCAACAGAAATTTTCATTGCAACGAGATCTGGATACAGCATCCGGATTTATCTGGTGCCGAGGCTATATTTAGCCCATAACCTATCCGTTATTCGGGATCCAGCCCCTTGCTATGTATCTATATAACCAATGATCATGGTATCCAAAAATTAAATTTTTCGGAATCGTGACGTGGTATTTATTGCATCTAGTGGAAGCTGGTAATACATACTACAACTGCCCAGAGAAATATCCTCAGTATAGTTCCCCACTCAATAAAATCCTGTTGAAAAAACATGGTAACCTCTTCAGTGGTTACTTCTCATTCTATTCAGTTATGACGCGCATTCCCAACCTTGCAAATCAAAAATTTGAATATATTTAACGTAGCATAAGGACGATTAACGCCCTCACTTAGCAGCCCAAAGTTACTGTAATCATTACCTTTAATGCATTAATTTAGGTCGCGCCCGGGATGCCAGATCCCATATTTTTATCACCACATGCTAATTAACCCAC is a window from the Erwinia sp. genome containing:
- a CDS encoding Phosphorylated carbohydrates phosphatase (ID:JIFNMEKO_00525;~source:Prodigal:2.6); amino-acid sequence: MSPLSIIFDIDGVIVDSEQLHFDVLKTVLPKQTNNITPEKLIGLSLEETLSSIGIATDQYRKIKFQIVSAYKSLIGPRYLRTGITQLIDKLDQQKIPFGFVSTATRDICLANIAILGLELRQPLISCDDVDQTKPHPDPYLAMLELLQATPEHTIVIEDTDIGIKAATAAGIKRVYGWPHALSLTESYVNAYKVIGSLNEIDELYDILNSNMK
- the ybjJ_3 gene encoding Inner membrane protein YbjJ (ID:JIFNMEKO_00526;~source:Prodigal:2.6) produces the protein MVSRPTPKKENYTVAQNYKFYLVSRSINSSRIAFFIAGLSLATWAPLIPLAKSRMMADNGTMGMVMLAFGIGSLLMMPISGALASRYGCRVVFTFATVITGILMPLLTILDTPLSLALILFIFGIGIGAMDVVANIHAVQVEKLADRPIMSGFHALFSIGGVVGSGVVSLLLVCGQTPLVAVSIIMMSVLVLLLCSFGGLLSNSEADKSIFFVKPKGIVVVLGALCFIAYIMEGSILDWSGILLSNKSNANNVFAGIGYTTFALAMTIGRFWRSYS
- a CDS encoding hypothetical protein (ID:JIFNMEKO_00527;~source:Prodigal:2.6); protein product: MPVTLAVSAISSIGYSGILLGPALIGAIAHEYSLAKAFILISILSFILPLCSYIVRK
- a CDS encoding hypothetical protein (ID:JIFNMEKO_00528;~source:Prodigal:2.6), with product MDLKSCNWINEPKKWVLEDEVLYVETDSNTDFWRETHYGFTRHSGHIFGYEIEGDFTFQLCIEGDFEKLYDQAGIMIELDPQRWCKAGIEFSDNEFLMSSVLTHGKSDWSTGLFQGNPKKFWMRATMINNVLRLQYSTEGFTWPLMRLCPFPNEEKLFVGAMCCTPEREGLKIRFSEFRLSNPLAKDLHDLS
- a CDS encoding hypothetical protein (ID:JIFNMEKO_00529;~source:Prodigal:2.6) gives rise to the protein MEEKNKASSILKFLSYFLLISLLGVLAIPVFSNHPDTMFFPM
- a CDS encoding hypothetical protein (ID:JIFNMEKO_00530;~source:Prodigal:2.6) — protein: MMKSVREFTRTRARLIMITCGIFQELLTDILYSDILKLNRKEMVHFLNNLCGITYPYRFRRTPERKARRFLTRREFDIINAFLTGNKSGTISSEFSINQKTVSTHKLSALSKIGCKNMAHFYIISRPFTCDLSLLFKGNNNTLY